The segment GTACTGTGCGCACCGCACAGCGCGTTACCGATAAAGAAGAAAGAAAAACGAATGGGAGTAAACTCGAATGGCGAAACTGGTTATCGTGGAGTCGCCTGCCAAGGCGAAGACCATCGGCAAATATCTGGGCGATGACTACGAAGTCACCGCAAGCATGGGCCATATCCGCGACCTGCCCGCGTCTCAGCTGGGCATCGATGTGGAGCACGGCTATGCTCCGCAGTACATCAGCATCAAAGGCAAGGAAAAGCTCATCAAGGAGCTCAAGAGCAAGGCCAAACACGCAGACGGCGTGCTGCTGGCGACCGACCCGGACCGCGAAGGCGAAGCCATCAGCTGGCATCTGGCAAACATTCTGGGGCTGGACCCCCACGAGCCCAACCGCGTCACTTTTGACGAGATCACCAAGAAAGGCGTCAAGGAGGGCATGGCCCACCCCCGCGCCATTGACGAGGATTTGTTCAACGCCCAGCAGGCCCGCCGGGTGCTGGACCGTCTGGTGGGCTACAAGCTCAGCCCGTTCCTCTGGCGCAAGGTGCGCCGGGGCCTGTCCGCAGGCCGCGTGCAGAGCGTGGCTGTGCGGCTGATCGATGACCGCGAAAAGGAGATCGAGAGCTTCAAGCCGGACGAATACTGGAACGTGGACGCCACCCTCGGCGCAGGCCACAAGAGCTTTACGGCGCGTCTGGCTGCCGATGCCAAGGGCAAGAAGCTGCTGCCCAAAAACGAAGCCGAGGCCCGGGCCATTGAAAAGGGTCTGGAAGGGGCCGAGTACGTGGTGGCAGAGCTGAAAAAGGGCAAGCGGGCAAAGCAGCCCACTCCGGCTTTCATCACCAGTACCCTGCAGCAGGAGGCGTCCCGTCGGCTGGGCTTTACGGCCACCCGCACCATGCGCGCTGCCCAGACCTTGTACGAAGGCGTGGATATTGCAGGCCACGGCACCATGGGTCTGATCACCTATATGCGTACCGACAGCCTGCGCATTTCGGACGAAGCGGTGGCTGCCGCCAAGGAGTATATCGCAGGGGCCTACGGTGAAGCCTATATCTGCCCCTACAAGCGCACCTGGAAGACCAAGAGCGCCACTGCCGCGCAGGACGCCCACGAGGCCATCCGTCCCTCGGTGCCGTCCCTGACGCCCGACGAGGTGGACAAGAGCATCAGCGGCGACACGGCAAAGCTCTACCGCATGATCTGGAGCCGCTTTATGGCCAGCCAGATGGCAGACTGCCAGCAGGACACCGTGTCCGTCACGGTCAGCGCGGCAGACTACCGCTTCAAGGCCAGCGGCTATACCGTCACCTTTGACGGTTTTACGGCTCTGTACGAGGAAGCCACCGATGAAAAGGAAAAGAAGGAGACCGCCCTGCCCCCGCTGGAACAGGGTCAGGTGCTCAAGCTGCGCGAGCTGAAGAGCGAGCAGAAGTTCACCCAGCCGCCCGCCCGCTACACCGAAGCGACCCTCATCAAGGCGCTGGAAGAAAACGGCATCGGCCGTCCCTCCACCTATGCGCCCATCATCACCACCATCATCGACCGCGGCTATGTGGAGCGCGACCAGAAAAAGCTCAAGCCCACCCTGCTGGGCCGGGCGGTGGATGGGCTGATGCTGGAACAGTTCCCCCACATCGTGGACGTGGACTTCTCTGCCCAGATGGAGAAGAATCTGGATAAGATCGAGAGCGGCAAGGCCGACTGGCACAAGACGGTGGATGACTTCTATCAGGGCTTTGCCGCCAGTCTGGAGCAGGCCGAAAAGAACATGGAAGGCAAGAAGGTCAAGGTGCCGGACGAGCCTTCCAGTGAGGTGTGCGACCTGTGCGGCCGGCCCATGGTCATCAAGGTGGGCAAGTACGGCAAGTTTTTGGCCTGCAGCGGCTTCCCGGAGTGCCGGGGCACCAAGCGTCTGGTCAAGGAT is part of the Faecalibacterium sp. HTF-F genome and harbors:
- the topA gene encoding type I DNA topoisomerase produces the protein MAKLVIVESPAKAKTIGKYLGDDYEVTASMGHIRDLPASQLGIDVEHGYAPQYISIKGKEKLIKELKSKAKHADGVLLATDPDREGEAISWHLANILGLDPHEPNRVTFDEITKKGVKEGMAHPRAIDEDLFNAQQARRVLDRLVGYKLSPFLWRKVRRGLSAGRVQSVAVRLIDDREKEIESFKPDEYWNVDATLGAGHKSFTARLAADAKGKKLLPKNEAEARAIEKGLEGAEYVVAELKKGKRAKQPTPAFITSTLQQEASRRLGFTATRTMRAAQTLYEGVDIAGHGTMGLITYMRTDSLRISDEAVAAAKEYIAGAYGEAYICPYKRTWKTKSATAAQDAHEAIRPSVPSLTPDEVDKSISGDTAKLYRMIWSRFMASQMADCQQDTVSVTVSAADYRFKASGYTVTFDGFTALYEEATDEKEKKETALPPLEQGQVLKLRELKSEQKFTQPPARYTEATLIKALEENGIGRPSTYAPIITTIIDRGYVERDQKKLKPTLLGRAVDGLMLEQFPHIVDVDFSAQMEKNLDKIESGKADWHKTVDDFYQGFAASLEQAEKNMEGKKVKVPDEPSSEVCDLCGRPMVIKVGKYGKFLACSGFPECRGTKRLVKDTGGICPKCGKGRMLERKSSKGRIYYGCERYPDCDFMTWDTPVPTKCEKCGSTLFRKGSKLYCAKEGCGFEMPVPKKD